In a single window of the Leptospira sanjuanensis genome:
- a CDS encoding LA_0442/LA_0875 N-terminal domain-containing protein, which produces MSVKSYFLFFFLLLFLPTFLSGESIILKDGTVIKGKVSAQTAYNVTVKTEDGKSQDISKIRILKIVYKDVTNEEALRIKKEEETKLAEKEQKKKEQEDKKKAEEELAQKAKEEKQKQELLDKQAKDAAAKKKEEERLARVRQKGLSPWSVAWRSSVLPGWGQWTDERKTSAIIYSALFVSSLYLVYRENQIYKNSVRDLNHMNNPYETLIPVPSFSDPAALYLYSKPFDDQRDRVNRNYHNLQLSMMFAVLVYAANIFDAYYFHPRFATSAASHLILDYNPMARLDSNFLSNSSSSIESFWKLGLRFHLE; this is translated from the coding sequence ATGTCTGTAAAAAGTTATTTCCTCTTCTTTTTTCTTCTCTTATTTCTCCCTACCTTTCTTTCGGGAGAATCCATCATCCTTAAAGATGGAACCGTAATCAAAGGAAAGGTTTCCGCGCAGACTGCATACAACGTTACCGTTAAGACGGAAGACGGCAAAAGCCAAGATATTTCCAAAATCCGAATTCTCAAGATCGTTTATAAAGACGTGACGAACGAAGAAGCGCTTCGCATTAAAAAAGAAGAAGAAACGAAATTAGCAGAGAAAGAACAGAAAAAGAAAGAGCAGGAAGATAAGAAAAAGGCCGAAGAAGAATTGGCTCAAAAGGCTAAGGAAGAAAAACAAAAGCAGGAACTTCTCGATAAACAGGCCAAAGACGCCGCAGCGAAAAAGAAGGAAGAAGAGCGACTGGCTCGGGTCCGACAAAAGGGCTTGAGTCCTTGGAGCGTCGCTTGGAGATCCTCGGTTCTTCCCGGCTGGGGGCAGTGGACCGACGAAAGAAAAACTTCCGCAATTATCTATTCCGCTCTGTTCGTAAGTTCTCTTTATCTCGTTTATCGCGAGAATCAAATTTATAAAAACTCGGTGCGCGATCTGAATCACATGAACAATCCGTATGAAACGTTGATCCCAGTTCCCTCATTTTCCGATCCGGCCGCTCTTTATCTTTACAGCAAACCCTTCGACGATCAGCGCGATCGTGTAAATCGGAATTACCATAATTTGCAGTTGTCCATGATGTTTGCCGTTCTGGTTTATGCGGCCAATATCTTTGACGCATATTACTTTCATCCTCGTTTTGCAACATCCGCCGCTTCTCATTTGATCTTGGATTATAATCCCATGGCAAGATTGGATTCTAACTTTCTCTCAAATTCTTCCTCTTCTATAGAAAGCTTCTGGAAACTCGGTTTACGGTTTCATTTAGAATAA